The genomic window AGCGATTGAACCCGGAAAACCAAAAATCCTTTTACATTGGGTGGAAATACCATTGGGACAACCTAGACGATGAAAACCCGTCAGATTCGGGCGACGCGAAATCCTGGCTGCGAATGGCGCTCAGCATCGATAGAACAGCCAGGGTTTTAATCGAAACTACTTTGCGACAAGCTGCCCTGTGTGTTACGGATTCAGATGTCCAGGCTTGGCTTGAGCGCACCCCCGATCCTTCTCGAGATTTTGATGTTCAAGTCATTATGAAATTGGTTGGGAATCTTGACCTGGATGATGAACGAAGTAATCATAGTGTCGAGAATGACAGCCAAGAATCGGTTGACTCTTTTCCAGATGATTTGTCTAAAAAGGCAATCGAAAAGCGAATTCAATATCTCGAGGCATTTTTGGAGCTTGCCGCATCGTTTCGCAGCGCCTTTCAAGAAGAGTTAGGCGAAGCAACATAGCCTACTGGGACTTGGTCACCTCCCGTCAGGCTCATGGGGATGCGCCCAGCACGTATTTCCCGCAATGGAGGGCACCACATTCCGGGGGCTAGAGGTTAATGAACTGGGCAGCTTGTTGGTAGGCAGCATCCACGGCGTCCAACGACGGATGCTGGTAGATTTCCAGCGCCCGGCCTATCAAGACCCGAAGGGCGCGGTCATGGCCGACCTGGGCCTGGACGTGGCGGCGCCGACGGTGGCCGTGGCAGCGAAACCGGCATGCCCGGAGCGGCTCGCAGAGCGCGCCACGGCGGTGCGGCAGGTGCTGCTGCTCGCGGATCGGCCGCTGTCCGCTGAGCAGGTGGCAAGGTCATTTACAGGAGTGCGGGCGGCCACCGTCGATGAGGTGCTGGAGATGCTGGTCATCATGGGACAGGCCCGACAGGTCGGTGAGGATGTGGTTGCCTACGCAGCGTGATACCCGGCGCACCAGGGTACCGATCATGCTTTAGCAGAGTCAGCACTCTTTAGATGGTAAACCGCCTCCATCCAGCCGCAATCCGTAAGTTGGCGACTCAACCACGCCCCAGGTCGGGCAAGGCCAAGTTCGCGGACAGCGATCAGGGTGCGTTCCAACGCGCTCGCCAGCTGGGCGTAGGCAGGCACGCCCCGGAATTCGGCATCGGTCGCCCGCCAGAGGATTCGGTAGTAGTGGCGCTCCCAACCCTCGTCCTTGAGCAGCTTCATCAGTTCGACTGCCCCTTGCTGCACAGCCTCGCGGCGGTGTTGCGGGTGGGTGCTGACGATCCGGCTCAGGCTCCAAACCAGTTCCTGAGGGGTCGTGGTATCGGAGAACAGCGAACTGCGGGTATCTACAGTACCCAGGGATTTCTTCTGTTCTTCAGGTAACGACCAGCTTATAAGGGATGTAATTTCAAACTTATCTCCTGAAAGGAGGAATGACTCCCGCACTTTCAGAGCGGACTCCTGTCTGGCCTGCCACGCCGTGCGTCCCCGCTTGCGATCTGCTGTGAGATCCCGTGGACAGGGGGGCAGCTCGTGGGCGATGACCCGAGCGGCGAGCCCCGGCGCCGGCCGCAGCACCACAGCCACCCAGGTGCCGGCGCAGACCCGGGCTTCGGTGCGCTCCCCCGTCTCGGCGTGCAGGAACGTCGTGGTCGTCCAGGTGCCGCCCCGGTAGACCTGCCGCTCGCACTCTCGCCCCTTGGTGTCCTTCGTGGTGATCCGCGTGCGTGTGGGCAGGGCGCCAGAGCTTTTGTGGATGAGGCCCAGCTCCTGGAGCTTCCGGGTCGCCCGCTCGCACTGATCGCTGGAGAGACCCGTCACGACCGGCAGCAGGTCAAGCACCGTGAAGAAGGTGTACGTGGTGGTGTGCTGACTGCTCTGACCACGCAGCTCGATCAGGGTGTATGCCGCCTGGGTGAGCACGCGCATGACCATCAGGGCGTTGTGTCGGGCGTCCCGACGTTTGATGTGCGCCTCGATCGCAGGACGGACACGCTCTATGGCCTCCACAGCCCTCGCGGCTGGCGTGCCTGGCCTGGGATGGCGGATGCGTTCCAGCGTGGCCTCCAGGGAGGCAGGGATGACCTCTGCGGGGGCAGGGCGTACCGGAGCGGGATCAACGTCATCGGTGGGTCGCGGCACGGCCTCGAGGAGGCGGGGCTGCTCATTGCTCCTAAGAGCGGCCCGGAAGGAGGGAGCGGAGAGCTGCTGGGCATTCAGACGCTTCTGCACCAGCTGCTGCTGTGCCTGCTGTCGAAGCGCCAGCTCCAGTTCGGAAAACGATCGGGGAGGGGAGAAACTCGTCGGCGCAGTCATGCACGCTCCACTTGCAACACAGGAGGGCCCTCGGTAGACTGACCGCACTTCCGGGTGCTGGTCGCCTACAGAGTGAATTCTGAACATCCCGCCGCCAGCGGGATTTTTCAGTTCTGGAACTGGGGCTCGCGTGGGCTCTGGATGAAACCGATCAACCTCCACCCCCGGAGCGGACACATGTACTGGATGCGAGGGGGTCGCTGACCACAGTACCGTGCGCTTTTTCGTTTCCGGGAGGCGACCTGACCGTATCGAGAGCCCAGATGCTCTGTGCGCCGCGAAAGCTCATTCGACGTGCTGCACATAGCTTCCGTCCGCTGCTTCTTCTCTTGCTTCGGCAGTCAGGTGTCGGAGTAACGCTCTCACTTCGGCAGTCAGGTGTCGGCCGAAACGTCAGCGAACGGCAGTCAGGTGTCGGAATAACGCTCTCACTTCGGCAGTCAGGTGTCGCCAAACGCCCGGCGTTCGGCATCCAGGTGTCGGAAAACGCATCAGCTCTATCGGAGTGCCTTCGGCACTCAGGTGTCGGAGAAACGACGCCACACAGCTGACTTCCGCGCAAACAGTGGTTTTTACGTCCAACGTTCGGCAGTCAGGTGTCGATTCGCAGAACGTCCCGGCGCCTGCTCCGTTTTCGCCAGTTCCGCGATGGATCGCAGGAAAGGCTCTGGCACCTGCAACTCGACCAGACTCCCCAACCACGTCTCGAAGAACTCCGGCCTGCCGACCACGGCGTCCATGGCAGCAGAGCTGCGCGCTTCATACGACCAGCGCTCATGTAATCCGAGGGTGCCCAGCAGTTCGAGCGTTGCCTCGAAGCGTTCGATGGCCCGGTTCTGGTTCTTGTGCTCGCGCAGATCGAGCACGTCCTGCATCAGGCTGGCCCGTAGGAGCAGCGTCTTGACGGGAATGAAGCGGGTGGTCGTGGCGTCACTGGCGGTCTCGCGGAGCCAGTACGACAGTTCCGTCCCGATCTGTTTGGCCCAGAGGTTCGTGGCGGAGTTGGCGGGAAGTTCCACCAGACCCCGGAAGATGGGCGCGAAGGAGCGTGGGAAGTACTTCGCCCAGTCACCCAGCACGATCGTCCAGGAACTGGGCACAGACTGCCCGTCGATCTTGCGGGAGCGGCCCCGGGCCATGACGGCCAGCACGCGTTGACGCGTACCCTCGTCATCGTCCGGGCCGGCGTCGGGCAGGGTGAGCCAGAGACGCTCGAGGTGGAACAGGCTCTGCGTGCAGCGCAGCAGATCCTTGGGACGGACGCTGCCGTTCGGGTGTGGTTTCAGACCCAGGGCCTTGGCGAGTTCGCCCGGTTTGATGGTGATGGGCGTGAACAGGTCATCCTGCTCGTGTTCGAGCGCCTTAGCCGTCAGGAGGCGCCACACGTCGGAGGTGCGCGGATCCAGGGTCATCAGCTGCTGACGTAAGGCGTCCTTGCCGGCATTCTCCTCGAAGTAATTCAGGACGAGGCCTTCCTCGAAGACCTCACGGTATTGCAGGGTCGCGTCGTTCCAGCCATCGGGGCCGCGTGTCGCCCGGTCGATCAGTACGCTGGGTTTGTTCGCCAGGGTGATGAGGTAGGGGTGGGCCGCCGGCTCGGCCAGGGGTGTCGCCGCTTCCGGCGCGACCACCGCTGGGAAATGCCCGGCAGCCACGCCGGCCCGCAGCACCCACTGCCAGAGGCGGGTCGGCAGTCGATAGTGGCCATTCAGCGGCGTCACGTAGAGGATGCGTTCGCGCCACAAGCGTTTATCGAGGCTGTTCCCCGCGCGAACCTTGCTCCCGTCCAGGAGGGGGGCGATGTCATCGACGCGTTCTCCGTGCTCCTCCACCCACTTCACGGCCGCCCAGCCCTGGTACAGGGCCTTGAGCTGCTCGAAGGCTGGCCCCCGCTCTGGCAGGGGATGTGGCAGGTTGATCTCCCGGCCGAAACGGCTGGAGGACGCCTGCACGAGGAGCGCCATCTCCGCGGCGGCTGGCATTTTTTGCCGGGGCATGCCGCCATTGTACGGAGTCGAGCGTCATCAGCAGTTGCGCGCCGGCGCGCATGGGGCCAGTTCTGCCGTCCGATTTATGCACTTGGCGAGGCAGGTCATCAAAGGCGGGCAGCGTCAACACACCGAGGTGAAAGAGCTCCTGTGGCAGCGCACGGAACCTCAGCATTCCTCCTGGTCGCGGCGCGTCATGGCATCCAGCTCATCCCTAGCCAGGGCCTGCAAAAAAGGTCTGGCACTGCTTAGGGGTCAGGTCTCGGAGGCGCTGCGGCGCAAAGGTCTCCTCCAGCAAGTTCGACTTGTTCTAGCTCCTGAACCTCAAGTAGATGTTCTTCCAGCTCCCGTTCCAAGAAGCTGGGCACGACCTCTGGACAACTGTCGAAGGTAAGGCTCAGATCAAGACTTTCCACGGGGTGTACGGCTTCGTCCCTGGACTGCGGTAACACCATCATAGCGGGCCGTCCATCCGGCAGGCGGTGCAGAAATACTCCGTGTCCCATCCTTCGCAGAGCGCTGGCTCCGAGCGGGGTTAAACGATCTGACGAAGAACCGCGAGGGTGAGGCTCCCCGGCAATGGGTCGTGAAGTGGTTTCCAACACGCGGCACCTTCGAGCTGGTGCAAGCGCTTGATCCAGATGCCTTGGGCCAGGATTCGGCCGTCGGTAGTCGGCGTCAGATGCGCCGACGAACCAGCTGTGAGTGGTTATGACCCCTCGACAAGACCTGCGAGTCGCCCACTCAGATGAAAAATTCCATCAGTATCCAAGGAGATTTTTCCCGCCCAGCGCCACGTCTCTTTGCCGTAGTTGAATTCGATCTCAATGTCCATCTCGGGGAAGGCGACGAACCTAGTTCCGTTGAAAGACACTTTATCTGAGACGCCGTGAAATAGAAACGACTCCTTTTCAGGAGGAATTGACAGCAACTTCGGAGTGCCAACTTTATCCCAACGAAACTCCTGGATGTCGATGGGTTCTTCGTTCATGCAAACACGCCTCAGGACGACTACCTGAGTTCCCCTGTTGAACAGTGTTACGAAGGAGCCGTAGTGTAGGCTCTGCACCAAAAGGTCGATCCTGGGTTTCTCTGCCTCCTCTCGACCTCGTCTCTCTTCATCCCATTGTTCCTGCATGAGCCTGAGCTGCGAATCCGCGGTGATTGCCTGCATGACTGCAGCATCAGCACTGCGTTTAGCCTCCTCAGCACTTTGAACCGCTGCTCCCGCAGAGCGCGACGCCGCGAACCACCCAGCTAGGGAGGAGAGAATGGCAGCGATCGCAAGCCAGTCAGTAACAGTCATAGATCAAGTTACACGGCAAAGAACTGCGGTATAGGCGCAATTCATCTCACCTTCTGAACCGTGCTATGTCCGATCTGACTTTCCTGCACCATGGGATATGGACACAAATATACCGATCAGTACGGAGGAACCACCTTTCAGCTTCGCCACCAATGGCGTGATTTGGGCCGTCCTCAATGCCTAAGCTCGTAGTCTGCTTCGTGACAGCCCGGAGTACTGTCAGGCGTGCAGTCTCGCGGCGAACGCCAGATGGGAGGGCGCCACGTCACAGGGAGAGGCCTTGGTCATGGCCACTGAACTGGGCTTAATCCGATGTGGCAACATCACTTCAACCAGTCTTGCACTCGCACAGGATTTGATGAGCCGACTGAGCACGCCATCCGCACCGCTCTCAATCCCAGGGTGGAATCCATGTCGAAGTCTCCCGCCGACGCTTACCTCCACCACCTGTACGCCGAACTGCTGGCGTTTTACGCCCACTTCCTCGCCTCCCCTGAAGGGGAGAGTGCGCCCCGGCGTCAGGACATCGAGGTCACCCGCAACCACACCCAAGAACTCGCCGACGGCGCGCCTTGCACACCCGGGCATCAGATCTGCCTGATCGACGCCAGTCGCCACCTGCACGCCGGTATTGGCGCCGCCGAGCTCGGCTACCTGGATGAGGGCGCCGAGGTTAGTGAAGCTGTCAATACGGTGCTCAGGCACGCCGGCGCATTCCTGGCTCCCTACGCAACCCACCAGGGTTCGGTCGTGCAGCATGTCGTGACCAAGCTGCAGGGTGGTGTCGGTTCCCGCGGGCAACAGGAGGTAGCCGCTCTGATCGCTCTGCTGATGCACGGGGTGCCGGTGAAGGTCGTCAGGCCCCGCAGGAATTCCCAAATCCAGTTGCAGGCCTGAAGGGCGCCATACATCTTTCCCACCGGCTCCACCGCACAGGTAGCCTGAGCAGCAGCATGCGCACCCCCACCATCCTGCTGAGCGTGGCCCTCGTGGCCCTGGCCCTCTGGAATGTCAAGCTGACCCTGGACGTCCGCGAGGCCAGGGCCATCGCAGTGAACGCGGTGCGTAGCATGCCTGAGGCGACCGACCTCAGCGACATCGAAAGCCGGCTGGACGCTATCGAGAGTGAAATCTCCGACATGGCCGACCGACTGTTTGAGACAGAGAGCAGCGTAGTGACCTCAGGGCTGGCCTACGTCGATCTAGATAGCCTGGAGAACCGCATTCAAAGCCTGGAGTCAGGCTTTTGAGAGGGCTGAGGTCGCGCGGGGGCGTGTGAGGGTGAAGAGGGTAGGGCCGGCAAATCACTACTTGATCTGTACTCGGCCCTCCATTGGTTGTGCAACTCTTACCACTACGGCACCATCCTGTTTCACAACGATGTCGGTCAGCGCCGCTTCAAAACCCCCTTCACCATCTGGCAGCATAAAAACAGTTTGAGGATGTGCCTTCTGGTGTGTGATGCGAGGTATAGCTAACTCGTAATCTCCTTCTGGCCGCGAATACCAATCGGCAGTGGAGAAGTCACGTATGTAAGCCACAGACTCTTTCTCCTGTTTCACTGCAGCTGCGATTGATGTGAGTGCCCCACCAACGCCCAAAACAGCACCGAGCACTGGGTTCACAGCTCCCAGCACTGCACCAACTGCAGCGACGACGGCTCCCAGGAGAATGAGGTGAAAAGCGCGCATCTGCCCAAGCTACAGGTTAGCTCTGCCCCCCTGCGCGTTCTCCCATTCAAAGCTTTCGGCCCCCGGTCTCAGAGCTGGGCCGTCAGGACAGCCCACGCCCCCGCCTCAGTGTGCATTGAGTGCTTTTTGAGGTAGTCCAGCAGGTTGGCGATCGCCTCGCCCAACGGCCGTCCCTGAGTCACTGCTGCATCTGCCGCCGCGTAGGCCCAGGGCACCTGATGAGGCGGGCAGGCGAGGCCAGGTGGCGCGGGTGGTTGGTGACTGGCGTGAGGCGGGGAACCCGGAGGTCGAGGGCGCGCCGGGTGACCTCTTCAGGATCCACGGTCGCCACTGCTGGGTGGAGCGTCGATCGTCTGCAGGGCCAGCAGGCGTTGCTGCCGGCTGGCTCGCAGCTCTTGGCGGATGGTGTCTCTGGCCTCGTGGACGATCTGTACCTGACCGTTGACGGTGATGGTCTGGTCGATGCGCTGTCTTTCCCCGTACTGTTCCCGATCCCACGCGCGGGCCAGGAATTCGCCGGCCTTCACCGTAGCGTTGGCTATCTTAGGGTCGGTGCTGGTGGCGATGCGGTACATGTTGTCCTCGACGGCTGACAGCCGGATCCTGGTAAGGAACTCCGTGACCGCTTCGTCGAAGGAGGGAAAGTCGTTTCGCCAGCGCCGTACCGACGGCAGGCTGACCCCGCTGGCCGCACAGGCCGCCGTCAGCATCCCTTCGACATGCAGCGCCCGCAGGAAGGCACTCATGCGCTCGTTGCGGGTGCGCTGTGCTGGCGTCCAGTGGGCTGGTTGGACGTCCTGCTGCTCCAGCACTGTCATCAGTTCATCCTGGCCATGGCACTGCGCCAGGCCCAGTAGGCCGTGAAATCGCTGGGCGTCGCCTCCACCAGTGGGCGTGCAACCATCTGGCCGCTTCCAATCGGGACGAAGACCGTGACGTAAAGTTCAACTTCACACCTGCCCGCCGCTTCGAGTTCATCGACGGTGAAGTCCGGTCGGCGTGTCCCTGTCATCAGCCCATCAAGAACGTTGACCGGTGTTGGGAGTTCGACACGGTACATGCATACGCCGCCCAGCCTCCGGGGTTCCATCACAGCGAGCATCAGTGGGTGCTCACCTCTCTGCACGATCACAAGATCACGTGCCTCGGACTCGGAAAGCAGGTCGCCCGGCTGAATGCACCGGCCAGAGCGTGGCAGTTCGACACTTGGGTTCGTCATGTGCCCATGGTGCGGGAAAGTCTGGACGGACGTGGCACGCCTCGCACGAGGGCAAATCTGACGGTGAAAAGCGAGGGGCCTCTATAGGTATTGGAGACTGGGAGTGTGCCTAAAGGTGAACCTCTGGGGGGTCAGCAGAAGCGCAGCAGGCCCCTGAAGCCATGCCGCTGCTCGAGCTTGAGCGCCGAGGTAACTACGGCCGCCTGCTCCATCAGGTGCGAACCTGACCGGTGCGCATCCCACGCCAAAGTTCTCTGCCTTGCCACCGGACGACGAACATGGTGCGGGACTCTGTACCCAATCGTTGGCTGAGCGCATTGACGGCAAGGCTATAGGGATCCTCCCAGGCAGCTGTGACGCCCAGGTCGAACATCGACTGCCACAGCCAGCGCTGAGGGACAGGCAGGTGCGTTGGCCAGTAGGCATTCTCCAGCATCAGGTTCATACACCAGTGTGCCCAGTTCAGGCGGGCGGGATTCAAATCCTCGTCCCTATTCCCTCTTCGCTGGCGTCCCAGGAAGGCAGTCCCGGCACGCTCCAGGGTGAGGGTGGCGAAGAGGGCAAGATAAGAGCGCGCTCAATTGCCCGTCCTGGTCAGAAAGAGGCTGTCCTGGCTGGGGCGCTACATCAGCGCTGATGTTGCAGCCGCTTCCACTGGCGAATTTCGTCGGCGCTTGACCTTAGGAGCGTGATCTCGCCTTCGCAGGGCAGCGGGCGCCCAGAACAGCGGCGCGGCACTTGCTCGATCTTTCGCGACAGCCGTTGGGCGAAGAATCGGGCACGCTGAGGCTGAACCTGGGTGGTCATCCACGCTCTGGAGGAGATCGGCAAACAGATGCTAGCTGTCACCCGGCGGGCCGACCCTGACGTCGATCTCCAGCGATTCGCCTTCGTCCCAGAGGTAGGCGCGGGCCCCCAGGTAGCCGTCTTCGACTCCAGCCACGACCAGGGGGTGGCGGTCGCTGAACAGGCCGCGCCGGCCCCCCAGCCGGAGCCACAAGAGGTCGTCGCGCTGACTCGGCAGGCGGCCGTCTGGGGCGGCGATCCACGTTCCAGTCCAGTCGGCGTCGGAATGCACGCTGGAGAGGGCGTCCCCGATCCCAATGAGGTAGGGCAGGCAGATGTCCAGGGGGGATAGAGATGGGCCTGGCAGGCAGTGGGTAAGACGAGCGAGACCCGGAGTTCCGTTCCCACGTACGTGCCGAGGAGCGCCCCGCCCTGCCAGCGGCCTCGCGCTTCCGCCAAACTGCTTGGTGAGCGGGTGCAGTATGAACTTGAAATACCACTCTGGATCATATATAAGTTAAAAACTCCGCTACAAGCGGCGGTGAAAAACACATAAATAACCCTAAGCGCTAACGCTTAGGGTTTTTACATTATAGCGGAATCTACATGATGCGGAGACGATAAGCCTCAAATCATAGGGAGGTGACTTTTCATGCAAATATACAACAATAGGAATAGATTCTTGCTGTAGTAAACCAGCGTGAATACAGGATGTTTAAAAATATGACCTGTAAACTACCCATAGTTTACTATGATATCCTGTTGATAAATAGTCAACAGATGTATATGCAGTCCCTGTCAGCGCGGGATGCGCGTGCCCTCGTTTTTATCGCAGGAGGTATATGGATTAAAATAAGAAATTTCTCGATCTAGACGGCATAACCTGGTTTTCCGAACTCCCCTCCCAAATGAGGTTTTTAATTCCATGACTTCATACTTGACTCAACTACACCGCTTGAAAGCCCAGAAGTCTAAATCTTCTCGAGTGTACGCATCTTACATGTTAAATGCCCTAAAAAGTCAGAATATATCCATTCAAGATGCTATTTCGAGCTCGCATTTTGGTGAGATATTGCGGGATGACAAACTTAATGGTAGTCAAATCAGTGCAGTTAAGTACTTTTATGGTGAGTATTTCAAGTACAATATAGAAAATCTTATGCAAAATCCGATATTAGTCATTGACGAGCTATATAGAATAGCTCATAACGACGAAAACATTCCTCCTTTCGCGTCTTCAGAGTCCATATATGCCGCTTTGGGAGAGGGACGTATAACCACTCGAGACATTGAAACGTATTTCCAGTTGCCTAAAGGATGCCTGAGTAATCTCAATATTAGTCAGGGGATACAAATTGCTATTGGAGCAGACTGGTGGCCTGACGAAATTCCCGACTCGTCTCCCTACTGGCAAACAGTCAGAGAGTCAATCAGATATAAATGGGAGGGAGAAGTATTTGAACGCAGCGATTTAGATCCAAAACAATTATTTCTTTCCATCTGTGAAGATGTTATTTCAAATGATTCATATATTCTAAAAAGTGGTCGATGGAGGAAATTCTTCAATGAGGAGGGAATTTCTAAAATTTCTCTATCTGATAGTGTGTTTTACGACTTTAATCATATGTCAGAATACAAAGACGGTATTGGAGAGCAACAGCCTAGAGATGGCTGGGGGGATAGAAAAGATAGAAAGAGGAATACACTGTTGAGTTATCGTTCAATGTGTTCAGCGTACTATAAGTATCTAATTCACGAAGGCCTCATAATTGATGACAAAAATCTTAGTTTAGCTCTATTTGGCGTCCCAGCTTACCTATTGAAATATATTGATAAGAGAATTGCAATTACAGGCGGCGCAGGTCAAGGCGTTGATGGTGTACTGCGTTTCGCCTTATCTCTATGCCGCAAAGAAGTAGGATGGTTGCGCAACAGTGAATTATCCTACTCTATATTGCCAGAACACGTGAAAGATGAGATAGAATCTGTTGGGGGATGGGATAAGTATTTGGATTTATCACTGGAACGATACAGCGGTTATCTAAGAAAACAAATCAGGCGGAATAAAAGAGCTATAACCAATCATAAGGAGAAATATAGTACGATATTAAAGCTCGATAATCCTATTGAACCTGTATGGAACGCAATTGCAGTGGCTTATCAAGACATACAATCGCTTAGGAGCAATCCTATCGCTTACGCGAGGGAGCTGGAACCTATAATACTAATTGTAATACTTGCATCCTTTCCTCTGAGAAGTATAAATCTCTCACTTATGACATGCAGCCAAGCGCTCAATAGGAAGCACATCCGGGTTGATGCATCAGGTGAAATTAGTTTACATATCCCTGTTCACGAAATGAAAAACAGGCGTAACAGCAAAGCGCTTGCAGACGAGGAAGAAATAATTTTCCCACTAACATCCGATGAGAGAGCATCTTCATACAAGGACACAATCGTAGAGTATTTGAAGATCTATCGTCCTCTACTTACCAACACCGTATACGTGTTTCCAACAACCACAGGTCTCCAACCATCCACGACATATATTCAGAATTTAACCGAGGCTTGGACAAAAAAGTATTTATCATCAGATTCGATCTACCCTAGTAGGATCCCCGGCCTACCACCTATGAAGCCACACATGTTCCGTAAGCTAATTGCAACCCAATGTATTAATGACGGTAATCCAGAAGAAGCCGAAGTGAGGCTTGTCGATAGTGCATCAACCGTGCGAGATCATTATGTAAGGAACAATATTAATCTTAGAATTAGAAGGCTTATGGATAAGCGGCGAACGTCCATTAAGGCCTGAAGATCTCTTCAATACTTACTCCAATTACATCAGCAAATCTAACAACTTCATAATCAAACACAGCTCTCTTTCCCGTTTCAATTCGGGAAAGAGTCACTTTAGATAGTTTCATATGAGTCTTTGAGAAAAAATACTCACAAAACTCCCTATCGCTTAAATATCCTAATATTTCCTTCCTCAATCGGCGAATATTCTGCCCGGTGACGTTCTCTGTTGTTAGCCCAAGCCGACTTCGGGCAGAACGATTTCGCTTGGTCACTGTTCCAACTCGTTCAATTTTTGAAAGCTAGGATCCAGCAATTCAAATAGTAGTACGCCGTCTGCTTGTGCGAGCGCATCCATGACATCCAGGCCGACGCTCCGCTCGCCACGCTCTATCTGCGCAAAATAAGACCAGTCTATGTTTGCCTTCGCAGCAGCATCGTTGATGGACAAGTCCTTGCCAATCTTTACTAGGCGCGAGTTCGCGCCGAGAACCTCGCGCAGGAGCCTGGCAGGCTTCTTGGCCTTCCTAGTCGTCTGCTTCTTCCTCTGTATCGTTGTGCCTGGAGGGCTCCCCACCCCATATGGCTGGTGAGAAAACTGCCTGATATACAGTTGGGAAAAGTATTGGTAGTATTGTTTGCAATCTTGCATCCATTGATTGGATGACACTTTGTTTACAGCCACGATGGTTTCGTCAATCAACTCCGCTTCTTTCAATGCCTTGTCCCAAGCCAGCGTCGCTGATCTCCATGCTGCTGTTGCAATTGCCGTGACGAGTTTCAAGCACCCTGATAGACGACACTGGAGCTTTGCCAGGTACAAAATCTGGCGCCATGCTGAGGAATACGCCCTAACGTAAGAAGTGAGACAAGGAAAAGCCCAAACGCGTCTGCCAGAGCCGCCATGTTGTCGATGCCGATGTTCCGCTCCATCACCGTGACCCAGGTTCAGGCAATAGCGTCTCCAATATCTTCCTGGCCGTCGCTTGGCTCGCAACCGCTCCCTACGTAGCTTGTACGCCCATAGCCAAGCAAACGCAGAGTTGACGCCACACATCATCTACAACAGCTCCCTAAGAGCCACACCGACGCCCGCTGCCAGGAGATGCATGTTGTCCACCGAGATGTTGCGCCGCCCGACCTCGACCTGAGCGATGTACGACCACGTGATGCCGCTCGCCTCCGCCAGATCCTCCAGCGTCATGCCCCGCTTCTGACGCTCCTCCCGAAGGCGCCTCCCGAACGTCAAGCGCGACTCGGTGGGGTCTTTCTGCGTTTTCGCCACCCGTGTAGCGTGGCGACGCTCCCAGAGTCAGGCCATGCAATTAAAGCCATATCGATTAAAGCCATGTTATCGTGATGACCGTTCCTTCCATGCACACGCTGATGCCTCCGCCCCGTTCTCTCGTCGTGCCGCCCCACGCACCCACGGCCCTGACCCGTCTGGAGCGCCATGCCCCCAACCCCAAGTCCGCCCACCGCCTCCTCCC from Deinococcus koreensis includes these protein-coding regions:
- a CDS encoding helix-turn-helix domain-containing protein, which translates into the protein MKLVTAIATAAWRSATLAWDKALKEAELIDETIVAVNKVSSNQWMQDCKQYYQYFSQLYIRQFSHQPYGVGSPPGTTIQRKKQTTRKAKKPARLLREVLGANSRLVKIGKDLSINDAAAKANIDWSYFAQIERGERSVGLDVMDALAQADGVLLFELLDPSFQKLNELEQ
- a CDS encoding helix-turn-helix domain-containing protein; its protein translation is MAKTQKDPTESRLTFGRRLREERQKRGMTLEDLAEASGITWSYIAQVEVGRRNISVDNMHLLAAGVGVALRELL